One part of the Suncus etruscus isolate mSunEtr1 chromosome 2, mSunEtr1.pri.cur, whole genome shotgun sequence genome encodes these proteins:
- the RAN gene encoding GTP-binding nuclear protein Ran has translation MAAQGEPQVQFKLVLVGDGGTGKTTFVKRHLTGEFEKKYVATLGVEVHPLVFHTNRGPIKFNVWDTAGQEKFGGLRDGYYIQAQCAIIMFDVTSRVTYKNVPNWHRDLVRVCENIPIVLCGNKVDIKDRKVKAKSIVFHRKKNLQYYDISAKSNYNFEKPFLWLARKLIGDPNLEFVAMPALAPPEVVMDPALAAQYEHDLEVAQTTALPDEDDDL, from the exons ATGGCCGCCCAAGGGGAACCCCAGGTCCAGTTCAAG CTAGTGCTTGTGGGCGACGGCGGCACCGGCAAGACCACCTTCGTGAAGCGCCATCTGACCGGAGAGTTCGAGAAGAAGTATGTCG CCACTCTGGGCGTGGAGGTGCACCCGCTCGTCTTCCACACCAACCGCGGCCCCATCAAGTTCAACGTGTGGGACACGGCGGGCCAGGAGAAGTTTGGGGGCCTGCGGGATGGCTACTACATCCAAG CTCAATGTGCTATTATAATGTTTGATGTGACATCCAGAGTGACTTATAAGAACGTGCCTAACTGGCATAGAGATCTTGTTCGTGTCTGTGAGAATATCCCCATCGTGCTGTGTGGCAACAAAGTGGACATTAAGGACCGGAAAGTTAAGGCCAAGTCTATTGTCTTCCACCGGAAGAAAAATCTTCAG TACTATGACATCTCTGCCAAAAGTAACTACAACTTTGAAAAGCCCTTCCTCTGGCTCGCTAGAAAACTGATCGGAGATCCTAACTTGGAGTTTGTTGCCATGCCTGCGCTTGCGCCCCCAGAGGTGGTCATGGATCCCGCTTTGGCAGCACAGTATGAGCACGATTTAGAG GTCGCCCAGACAACGGCTCTCCCGGATGAGGACGACGACCTGTGA